The sequence ACCAGTTCTGTGTGTTCCCTGGGAGCTCCTGGGGACAACACTGCCCATCCTGCCCTcgctcctgccctcctgccctccccctgcccctcctgccctgccccctgcccctgctcacctgtACCAGTTCTGTGTGCTCCCTGGGAGTTCCTGAGGCAACCCCTGCATCTCCTGCCCGTCCCCTGCCCCTGCTTACCCTCACAAGCTCTGCCTGCTCCCTGAGCCTCTGGGGCAGTCCTGCCTCTCTTGCCCTCgaccctgcccctcctgccctgccccctgcccctgctcacctgtaccagctctgtgtgctcccagggagctcctggggcagccctacccctcttgctctccccctgcccctgctgccctcccagGAACCCTGCTCACCGGCAGAAGCTCTGCTGGCTCCCCTGAGCTCCTGGGGGAGCCCTGACTCTCCTGTCCTCCCCCCAGTCCCGCCTGCCCTGCCCCtaccctcctgccctcccctgcccctcctgctcttccctgcccctcctgttctccccctgctcctccttccctcccaaccccctaCCCATCCTCACAAGCTCTGCCTGGTCCCCTGAGCTCCTGGGGGtagccctgcctctcctgctctccccctgccactcttgccctgccccctgcccctgttCACCTGACCAGCTCTGTGTGTTCTCTGCTTTCCCcttgcccctcctgctctctccccacctctcctgatctcctcctgcccctcttgctctctccctgcctcttctgctctccctcttccctgtctggtctccccttgcccctcctgccctgccccctgcccctgctccctgtACTAGTTTTGTGTGCTTCCTGGGAGCTCCTGGGGCAGCCCCATGTCCCTCTGGTTCTCCCATGCTTCTtctgctctctccctgcctgtcatgccctccccctgcccctcctgtcctctccctgcccctgctcaccctTTTAAGATCTGCTTGCTCCCCTGAGCTCCTAGGCAGCCCtgattctctttcccccacccccctacccctgctgccctgccccctgccgcTGCTCACCTGTACCAGTTCTGTGTGCTCTCTGGGAGATCCTGGGGCAAGCCTCCTGTCCCTTCTGTTATCCCCCTGCCTCTTCTGCTCTCCCACTGGCCCTGCTCACCTTCAGAAGCTCTGCTGGCTCTCCTGAGCTCCTGGGGTAGCCctgtctctcctgcccccaccccctacccctgcTTCCCTGCCCCTTGCTGCTACTCACCTGTACCAGCTCTGTGTGCACCTTGGGAGCTCCTggggcagcccctccccctcctggcctcccctgcccctgctcacctaCACAAACTCCACCACTGCTGCTTTCTGCCCTTGCTGCCCCATGACTTCTCCCCCACAGGCGAACTCAGCCCGCAACTACTGTGTGTTCTTAGGGCTGCCCCGGTCTCAGCTGCCCATCCCAGACTCCTTAGCCCAGGTTTGGCTCCTGACCGTCTGCCCCTGTGCAGGGGAGAGCACACGGGAGCCCCTGCCAGcccctcgtgctctgtccctgCTCATCTGCTGCAGTCCAGGACCCCATGGCCAGCACCTCTGACCCTGGCCTGGGGCCAGAGCCAGCCCCAGTGTCCGGGACAGGACCCTCGGGCCATCTGGGGTCCTCTTCTTCCCCTGTGCTGGGCcagcctctccctgtgccctcacCTTAGGCCTGTCTGTCCGTGTCGGCCTTGGTCCTGCAGTAGCGCAGTCTAGCCCAGCCCTGGGCTCCCAGCACAGATGGCAAAGGGCAGGCCTCAGGCCCACCATGGCCATCATGCTCCTTGAAGGCCCAGTTGCCATGTCCGGTGCGTCCAGCAATGTTGGCGTGGGCGCTCCTGCCCATGCTTCCCTCGTCCCTGCCCTGGCCGGTGCCCTGGCCCCCAGGCAGCCTGTGTCCCCCATGCTGGCTGCTCCGGCCCCTCCGTGGGGCCCCGTCTCTCCTTGGCTCCTGTGCTGCTTCTGCTGCCCCCACGCCGCCCTCTCTCCGTGCGGAGCCTACTCACCAAGGGCTGGGGCGATGGAAGGCTGGCCCCAGCACCTCGGCCCTCCCCACTCTGGCCCCAGGCACATGTGGCTCCTTGTGGCTGAGCTCTGTGCCCATAGCCCCCTTCCTAGCCCCCAGGCAGCCGTAGGAAGACTAAGAACAGGATTGAAACTAGGTGGCTCGGCGACACGCTTCCTGAAGTTCCCTTTTCTTCTGGGTACTTTCTGTCTCAGAGGGCctgggtgtgtgggggtgggttGTGGGGGGTGGCTGCGGTCCCAAAGGAGGGCACAGGAACCCCGCTCTCACCTGGGCGTGTGGTGTGGGCACAGGTTGACCCACCCATAGCCTgaggccctgccctgggccttGTCCCGTCCACTCAGCAGTGTGGCCTCCCTGGTGGGACGCTGTCTTCCTCTGGCTTCAGCCACGGTCACGGTCATCTGCCCATGGTCAGAGGGAAGCTACTACCCTAGAGGACAGACAGAAGCCTGATGTGCAGCGACAGAGTTTGTGGTGGTCACCGGACCTGAAAATGTCCCTGCAGCTGAGAGACCCTGTGTGGTCCCTGTGCTGCCCGTGCAAGGGGGCCGTGAACCCTCAGCCCCTGTGTTTGGACAACCACAGTGTGCACCCCAGGCTGCCGCTTCCTGCGGTGTTAGGCCTCGATGGGGACGCCTCCGCACCACGTCCAAGTCCCAATCCGGGCCTGCTGGGCTGTGGGTGTGCCTGGAGCCCTCGGCCTGTGGTGCGaggctctctgccctgctcacactcatgtGAGCGAGGGCTCTGGGCCCCTCCTAGGGTCTGGGGCCTTGGCTGGGTGGGTCCGGCCCGCTCGGTCCCCGGGGCTCCCCAGAATGGCACCTTGGCCGTAGCTGGACGGCTGCGCTGGGCCCAGGGCCTGACTCCCACGAGAAGCCATGTCTCCTTAGGTCCTGATCTTAGGAATCCAGCAATGACCCTTCTGTGTCCCCATCCCCACGGAGTTCACAGAGACCCTTGGGcttctggggaggggagcagacccCCGCCCCCTGCGTGGGGCAGGGCAAGGTGATGGAGGAGCCCGTGGTCCTGGAAATACTGCAGTGGCCACTTTGCAAATGCCATCGGTCACAGCGTCGGTGAAGGGAGTGTGCACCCCACACTCCGGGCTCCCGCAGCCCGGCCCCCTCTCGCGGTGCCCGGCAGTTAGGGTCCTCTGCAAGCTGTGGGCCCCTGGTTGCTCAAGAAGCACATCCATCTACACAACTCTGGTCAGATCACCGGAACCGATGAGTTTGGCAAAACCCTCGAGGGTGTCCCGGCTACCGTGCGTTAGGGACATGGGgccccaggcacctctaaaggCAGGGTTTTGGCAAGACAAAGTGGCACATCGTACTTCCCTTGGACAGCTAATTCCCTCCCCTGGTCCCCATGCAGTGCCCCTGGCGTGGCGCCGGTCGCTGTCCCTCGTGGGGTCATCACGGGGCTCTGGGGCACCTGCTGTGGCGGATCAGTGTGGGGGAGGGCTGCCTCGGCTGCCGAGGGCGTGGCAGTGGGATGTGGGCCGTCAGGCACTGGGTTTTGGCAGAGACCACACACCTGTCCCAGCCTAGGTTTGCAAGGCCCGTCCTTTCCAGAATAATCCTTTCACAGAAAAGTTGGTGAGGCGATGAAATTACCTAGTGTTGACGCTTTTCAACCCTCACGCTGAGCTCTGGGTTTGGCTTTCAGAAACATTCACCGTGTGGTTACAAGAACAAAGAGATGCTTTGGAGGTGTTCACGGATGTCCCTTCCAGGGGCCTCTCCCCGACCCGCGGCGTCAGAGCCTGCGGTGGTGGTCGTCCAGGGCAGCCGTGAGACACCAGCCTGGCCCGGGGCCTGGCTCGTTCCAGCCTGACTTGTTGCCACAGCGTCTCagcaacccctcccctccccttatGGGCACCTGCTTCCAGGCGCCTGCAGATGCTTACTGTGTATATGCAATATTATGTGCAGGCATATGAGGTATTTGTGTAGTACCCTCACCTGGATGGTGCGGACCATCTCCCCCCGCCGGGGGTGCCTCTTTCAAGCAAAGTGACCTTGGACGACATGATATTCTTTCTtacagaaggtggaggagggctCGGGCTGCCAGGCCAGCACACACACCTGCCCTCCTCGTGGCAGGGCCACTGGAAGGTCTGTTCGTGCCGAGAAGCCCTACAGTCAGCACCCCGTGGGCACATGTGGGCCGCGTGCCGGCCCGTGTGGCCTGAGGGGAGGGAGCAGCTGGAGAAGGCTACACGCTGTACCATCCGCACTGCGTGATGTGGGGGACAGCGCATGTAGTGTGACGGCGAGAAGGTCAGCGGTTGCCGGGcgtttggggggagggaggaaggaacgggtggggcagaggggatcTTCGGGCCGGGCGATTCTTCTGTAGGAAACGGTAGTGGGGGAAACACGAGGACAGCAGCCTGAACAGCGGGCTGACCGGGGCAGCACCGCGGACAGGGTGCAGGCTCAGAGAACCTACTAGGGGTGGACCTTACTGTGAACTCCGGACTTTACTCAGCCGTAATCCGCTCACATTGGCTCATCGTTCGCAACAAACGTGGCACACGGGTGTGAGCCGTTTGTAGTGCACAGACTGTCCCATCCCCGTGCTCCACGCCCAAAGCCACCAGAATGTTGTgcgtcaactgtacttcaataaactaaaaaacaaaatctatttattaaaagaattctttgtgctgtacagaaaagcaaaagcacCCGATCGCCCTGCGTGATGTTGAGCTCGCTGTGGGTGGAGGTCACCTTGCCCTCCTGCCTGCCGGGGGCAGCGTATGGGAATATGTTCGTGGCCTTCTGCCCATCCACCAGCCAGGTGACCTCCATGTCACCTGGGACGTAGCCGGAGATGAGGCACAGGAGCTGGATGGTGCTACCGGGGTCACCGAGGGGGTCACACGAGGAGTGGAAGAGCTTCACGGTGGGGGGAATGAAGTTCATGGCACACGCTAGGGGTGAAGGTGGCAGCGTGGCGTCAGCCCCCTGAGCCCACGACACCCACGTGCCCGCCCAGGCGCCTTCCTCCTCTCCTAGCCGCTCCCGCCACGCCTGCCCCCCCCTCCAGCCCGACCGTGGCTCACCACTGACGGTCTTGTTGATGGTGGGGGACTCCGCGTGAGCCACACTGCAGGTGAACTTCTGTTTGGCCCACTCGCCCCAGACGGTCACGTGGCTGGTGGTGGTGTAGAGGCCAGAGGTCTCCTGGAGGGTGGCGGGGAGGGTCACGACGCTCTTGTTCAGGGACCCCGCATCCCAGGTCACGGTCACCGGCATCGGGAAGTAGCCCGTGACCAGGCAGCCCAGTGTCACGGACGGGGCAGTGGCGACGGTGCCTTTGCAGCAGGTGGCCAAGGGGAAGACGAGGGGGGCCTGGATGGAGGCTGTGGGGGCAGAGGCAGTGTCAGTGCCGACCGGCGGAGTCTGAGGGGGAGAAGTGTGGGGCAGAGCGGGGTGGTCGGGGGGAGGGGCGCACGGGGACCCCTTCTCCAGCCTCAGGGGGCAGATGCTCATTTTGGACTCTTGTTCCCCGAGTCTGCTAGCAACGCCCTCCCACGAACCCCTGTGTCCCTGCCAGAAGCAGGGGTGTTCTTACCTTTGGCCAGGACGCCCTGCCCGCAGCCCTGAGTGGCAGGAACGTGGGGTTCTTGGGGAGCAGAGGTGTCTGACTCGTGTCCTGACCTGCGGAGGCTCCAGGGAGCCCGACTACAGGCCCCATTCATAGCAGAGCCCGGATCagtcctcccccactcccccaggtGGTGACTCCTCCCCGGAGCCCAGACCCCAGGTCATCGTCCACGCTGCCCCCTCGGTCCGGTGAGACCGACCAGTCCACGTGGCCTCGCGTCAGGACGGCCGAGAGCAGCGATACTAACCCGCTCCACACCCAGCCTCACTAGCTCTGCTGATTcagaccagctcaggtcacgggAGTCCGCCTTGGTCCGGCCTGGCCCACGTCAGCCCAGGAGACCCGATTTCGAGCAGGCTAACTCATCTGAGCTCAGTCCACAAACTCCACCAAAACCCTTCAGCTCCGTTTGGCTCAGCCTGCCAGCCAGGCTTGTCATACCTGCTCAGTCCCACTCAATGTAGCCTCACTGACCTTGGCCACTGGACCTAGCAGAACAGTACACCCTGCTTGACTCGCTGAAGCCTGATTCAGGCAGACCAAACCAACTAGCTGAACCCACTTTAGCCCAGCCCAACCCAGTACAGGCCAACTCAGCCCAGCCCAGTTCAACTGAGGCCAGCTCAGTCCAGCTTAGCCCAGTTCGGTTTAACCTggttcagcccagcccagcccagcccagcccagtttAGCCCAGCTTAGCCCATCGTAGCTGAGCTgagcccagttcagcccagcccAGTTCAGCTCAGGCCAGCTCAGTCCAGCTTAGCCTAGTTCAGTTCAACCTAGTacagccctgcccagcccagcccagtttAGCCCAGCTTAGCCCATCCCAGCTGAactcagcccagttcagcccatCCCAGTTCAGCTCAGGCCAGTTCAGTCCAGCCTAGCTCAGCACAattcagcccagcccagctcagcctggCTCAGCCCAGTTCAGTTCAGCTCAgtccagctcagcccagctcagtcCAGCTCAgttcagctcagcccagctcaacccagttcagcccagctcaGTCAAGCTCAGCTCAGTTAGCCCAGCTCAGCACAATTagtccagcccagctcagcctagCTCAGCCCAGTTCAGTTCAGCCCAGTTCAaatcagctcagctcagcccagcccggTCTACCTCAGACCAGTTCaactcagcccagcccagctcagcccaacTCAGCACAATTCagtccagcccagctcagccGGCCCAGCTCAGTCCAGCTCAGCCCAgcacagcccagctcagcccaacTCAGCCCAGTTAAGCTCATTCCAGGGCAGCTCCGCTCTGGCCTCTGCCCGCGTCCTGCCTGCAGACAGGAGACAGGcgaccctgctgctgcttctggacCGTGGGTGTGTGCCCGGGTGTGtgctgggggagcagggggaaggTGACCCCCGCCCAGCCCTTGGAAGGCCCTGCTGACGGTGGAGGGCTGGGTGCGGGGGCAGTGTGGGCAGGGCGGGCAGGTGTAGCGTGGCGTCCACGGCGCCGGCCCGCCCCCGAAGGCGGTTTTCTCCAGACACTCGGAGCCCTTTCAGGTCCGTTGCCGGAGTTGCCGTTTCTTGGGCTTTCTTTCTTCGGAAAGTCCTTGGGTTGCTGTGAATCGTGCCTCGTTTTCGATGACGCGTTCTTAGCAGGTTTCTGCTGACACAGCGGAACACGACTGCTTCCTGGGTTTGTTTGGAGCCCCTGCTGCTGTTCTTGCTGGTTCTAAGGGCTGTGTGGATTCCGCTGCCTTTTCATCGTACGTGCTTGTGTCGTCTGCATTAGTGACAGTTTTACATCTGTCCTTTCAGTCTCAGCAGCTCGTTTTCGTCCGTTGTCACACAGCATTGGCCAGGACCATCTCCAAACTGTTTGACCGCACTGCTCACAGGAAAAACATTTGTACTGTAATCTAACACCATACATATGTTATGAGCAGGTGGCACACACATGTTACCCTTCCATACATACGTTGTGTGTGTTCTTACGTGGCTGAAACGTCTTCACAGACAACTTACCTTGGTACGTTCAGTGCATTACGATTTCTGTCCCCACCTGGCTGATTTCAGTCTGCAGGTTGGCCCGACACACGTTGTATAAAGGTCGTGACGCAGCACCCTGGCCTCGTCGCTGGTCTGCACTGACTGAGGGAGGACCTTGAACCCCACGACCTGCCCCTGTGCCTGGACGGCAGCCCGCTCCCCTGCATTCTGGCTGCACCTGTCTGAGGTGGGGCCCCGAACCCCACGACCTGCCCCTGTGCCTGGACGGGTGCCCGCTCCCCTGCATTCTGGCTGCACCTGTCTGAGGTGGGGCCCCGAACCCTACGACCTGCCCCTGTGCCTGGACGGGTGCCCGCTCCCCTGCATTCTAGCTGCAGCTGTGGCAAGGACTGGGCTTTGCCCTCAGACTAATCTCTCCAGGGCACAGTCTTCCCCGTGTCTGCCTGTGTCTGCTTGTCCTCTGATGCCTTCAAATCACTGTCTGCCGGGCAGTTTTTCCACTTTATACTTGTGCCTGCAAAGGTTTAGTCTGAGACAAGGCACCGCACCGACCGCCGTCGGAATCAGAACCACTTTCTCTCCTGTGGCTTTTCAGAAATTTTCACTTCCCTGTGACGGGTGGAGCGCAGCGTCCTTTCTGTATGTTTGAGGGCTATTTGGATAGCCTCTGTGAAACATGTGTTCAATTCTCGTGTCCGTTTCTCTACCGAATTGTGCGATTTTGCCAATTGATTTGCCGGAGTGCCCTGCACATTCTGGATACTCTGAGAGCGAAATTTGTTTACAGGAAATATTTTGCAAGACTTTGAAATGCACCAAAAGATCACTCCTTACagggggcgcctggacggctcactgggatgagtgtctgactcttactttcggctcaggtctgatggCGGGGTcccgggatcgagccctgcatggggctctgtgctgagtgtggggcctgcttgggatcctctctgtctctgtctctgtccctccccctgcacactctctccctctaaaaagaaaaagatgactcCCCCGAGGGACCGGGCGCTCAGCACCCGAGTGCCTGCGGATGGGGCGCCGGGTGCGGCAGCTCAGGCAGCGGGGTGGGCGGGGCTCGGGCGCCTCTGAGGCTCTGGGCGTGTCTCTGCCGGCCCAGCTCCCTGCAGACTCAGATGCCCTGGTTCCCCGGGCAGTGTCTGAGCGCGGGGTGTAGGGGGTGTAGGGGGCCCTCCCCTGTGCAGTGACCGAGCCGCCATCTGGGGGGCCTCTAATAGTCCACTGCCTGCTGCGTGTGGTCCGGGAGCCCGGGGCTTCAGCAGCCCCTGGGGGCGGTCTCGTGGCCCTGTACCCCGCTGATGGCCGGCCGAGCCGGGTCCCGGGGGTAGGGGGTTGGGCCAGGGGGCCTGGGGGACCCCGTTCCTCCAGGTCCGCCCGTCCAGGTGGCTCCTGTCCGGCCGTCTGGCTGGCCCGACAGAGACCGCAGACACTCCTCACGGGTGTGGAGGCTGGATGCCCACATCGGGTACCAGCAGGCGTGGCGTCTGGGGGGTCCCCGCTGCCTGGCTCACGGACGgcgtcttctctctgccccttcacgtGCCGGAAGCGGGGAGGCAGCTCGCTTTTTCATAAGGGCGCTAACCCCAGTCGTGGGGGCTCCACCCTGACGACCTCTGGTGCCCCAAAGCCCCGCCTCCTAACACCATGACACTTAGAGCTAGGATTCCAACACACGCCATGTGGGGACACAGTCGCATCCTCCCCTTCCCGCCGCCACCCACGCTGACGTCTGTGCGTCTTGGGCCCCCCGTGGGGACAGGGTTCAGGCGCCGGCTGGTTCCCTCCCAGTGCGAGTGGGAGGAGGGCGGGACCAGGTGGGTCCCAGGAGCAGGAGCGAGGCCGGCCCGCTGGTCCGTGTGTGTGTGAGGTACAGGTGGAGGTGTGAACACGGGCAAAGGGAGATGCGCACAGGCCTGCGTCTGAGCGGAagcccaggggagggggcccCTGAGGAGCGGCAGGCAGCAGGAGGCCGACCTCGGGGCTCACCCAGGAGCAGCCCGCAGGACCTTAGGGGGTCTGAGGGGTTGCATGGGGAGGCACGTAGGTGTGTGTGGGTCCCCGGGGGAACGTGGAGGGGGGGCCCACGTGTATGGCGTTATTGGAAGGCCACAGGTGGGGGCCTCAGGGCCCGCTGGGAGATTGCTCTCAAAGAGCGGGCGTTCCTGCCCTGAGAGCGGAGGGTCCGGTCATGCCCCGTGTTCCCGCGGAGGCCATGGGGTCAACCAGCTGCCGAAGACCCCGGCGTTCcggtgggagggtgggaaggatggAGACCGATCTCTGGTCCAGGGGATGGAGCGGGGGCCCCGGCCCGGGGACCgagagggagggggtgctgggcaAGCCGTGTGGATGGTGTGGTCGCCTGGAGCCCCCAGGACCCCTGGGGGCCGGGGCGTTCTCCCCACGGCCGCCCTGTATTTGGTGCGGCCCCCACTGGTGAGGCAGCCCCTGCCCACGGGGAGGTGGGAGGTGCTCCCTGAGCGGTCCTGAGGCACCGTGGCCGCGCTGGCCACGACTCTCTGCCCGCCCTGGGCCTCGGCCTGGGCTGTTGACCTGCACACTCAGAGCCCACTCCCCTCTCCCGCTGCGTCCCCAGAAGACCGCAGCCCCTCGTGCTGGCCTCCCTTCCCAGGGCCCTTACTGGGAAGGGCTGGCAGGTGTGGTCCCGCCTCTGCCCTCGAGGTGCACGTGTCTCCTACAACCCGGGGCACCTCCAGGACCCGAGACCCCCAGGCACTGCAAGGACAGAATCCCGACTCCATCGCTGCTGGCCAGGGACCCCACGGCCCCCTGACGCCAATGGACTGCCCGCCCCCACTTGGCATTCTTCCTGTAGAACTTGGtcttttctgccccccacccccacccccaccctcacccccacccccacccccacccccgggtggTGGTGTTCTCGCTGGGCCTCCCCCCGACTGAGTGTCCTGACCCCTTGGGCTGGTGTCCAGCTTCGCTTACCTGGGACAGTGCTGTCCCCCCGGGCCTCACCCGACCTGGCCTTCACTGGTGCTCCCACCTGGACCCAACTCTCCTGAAATGCGTTCCCCAAATTCAAATCTTGAAGCCCTGACCGCCAGGaccccagaatgtgactgtattgggAGATGGGGTCTTTCGAGAGGTAATAGGTTAAAGCGAGGTCACTAGGGTGAGTCCTGATCCAGTGTGACTGGTCCTCACCATGGACTCACTCCTCCCCTGGTAAGAGGAGGTCGGGGCACAGACACGCATAGCGGGCCGGATGTGTGAGGACACGGCGTCTACATGCTGAGGGGCCACCAGCCCCATGACACCCGGGTCTGCCTGCTAGCTTCCAGAATCGTGGAAACATCAGTGCACGTTGTCCACACCACGGGACCGTCGTGCTTTGCTAGCAGCCCGTGCTAATACACACCCAATAGGTGCCTCTTGCGGTGCCCTTGGCCAGGTCAGGATGCTCCCCCTGCGCCCCACAAGGCGTCACGTGACCCCTCGCGCCTGCGGCGCACCTCACCCCCCAGGAACCCCAGGGGCCGGGGGTCCTGCTCCCACGGCTGGAGGGACCGACACACGGCACGGCCAGTCTGTGGATTTCACGGGGCGCGTCAACAGAGGAAGACCTTCCCAGCCGGTTAGGGAgtttttaaggatattttattgtcattaaaaaagaaaaaaaaaaaaaaaagaaaaaaaaagaaagaaagaaatgcaaatggaaatcaaGGAGctccagacatttaaaaagaataaaacaagctAGCCAAGCTTCAGCAGTGGCTTTCCCATATGGGAGCCCCGGGCTCtgtccctggggctgggggctctgcttctcctcccctgcGTGGCCATCTCTTCCCATGTGGGGGCCCCGACTTGGCACCCACCCAAAGACAGGGCGGAGAGCCAGTCCTGGGGGTCCGCCCGGCCGTGGgcttatctctctctcccaccccccgcGTGAGCCTGTTGGGACTCAGGCCCCGGCCACAGGGTGGGGCGGGCTGGGCCTGCCGCCCTGGCCTCCTGGCACCTTCCACCTGTGTCCACCGAGGCTGTGTCCCACTGGCCCGGGGACCAGGTCACCAGACCCCTCTGCAGGAGGCCTGTCTGGCTGGATGTCACTCTGTCCCCGGCATCCACGGGGCTCCTGCAGCAGCCACAGGCCCAGGCCCTTGTCTGCGCGGTCTCCTCCCGAGCAGAAGATCTGACTGACCGTTAGTGACACGTCGGAAGCTTCCTCAGGATCTGGGCGGACGTGGCTGCTCCGGGGAAACCCTGCGTCCTGGAGCCTGGCCTGGACGGGGTTCGCACGGAGGCCGGTCCCTGCCAGACAGACGCTGGGATCGCCAGCCGCCCGCCTCCTCCAGGATGAGCGTGCCCGCTGGCCGTGCGCGGCCACAGCGGTAGCCTGGCGGCCGCCGTGGAGGGGCCAGCGGGCGTCCACCAGCTCAGGTTGGGGCACAACCTGCCGTCCACGCGATTCTCCAAACGGGGGTTCAGGGCGCAGGATGCAGCTCACAGGGGCCGCGAGGCCAGAGGGCGAGGGCGCAGGCCCAGGGTGGCTGTGAGGTCAGAGGGTGGCGAGGTCAGAGGGCGGGAGAGCAGGCCTGGCAGCAGGCTGATGCACCGGGATCCTGTGCAGGGTCTGGGGCAGCGCTGACACCCGCCCAGGACGGCTGGCCCTAGGCCCCCTGCCCGATCATGTTCCTGTAGTCGGGCGCGATCGTGC comes from Panthera tigris isolate Pti1 chromosome B3, P.tigris_Pti1_mat1.1, whole genome shotgun sequence and encodes:
- the LOC122239532 gene encoding immunoglobulin gamma-1 heavy chain-like encodes the protein MNGACSRAPWSLRRSGHESDTSAPQEPHVPATQGCGQGVLAKASIQAPLVFPLATCCKGTVATAPSVTLGCLVTGYFPMPVTVTWDAGSLNKSVVTLPATLQETSGLYTTTSHVTVWGEWAKQKFTCSVAHAESPTINKTVSACAMNFIPPTVKLFHSSCDPLGDPGSTIQLLCLISGYVPGDMEVTWLVDGQKATNIFPYAAPGRQEGKVTSTHSELNITQGDRVLLLFCTAQRILLINRFCFLMTVTVAEARGRQRPTREATLLSGRDKAQGRASGYGWVNLCPHHTPSLPTAAWGLGRGLWAQSSATRSHMCLGPEWGGPRCWGQPSIAPALASTTAPSVFPLAPSCGTTSGCTVALACLVLGYFPEPVTVSWNSGALTSGVHTFPSVLQASGLYSLSSMVTVPSSRWLSETFTCNVAHPPSSTKVDKTVPKPCKCPKCPVPEIPGGPSVFIFPPKPKDTLSISRTPEVTCLVVDLGPDDSDVQITWFVDNTEMHTAKTRPREEQFNSTFRVVSVLPILHQDWLKGKEFKCKVNSKALPSPIERTISKAKGEPHEPQVYVLPPAQEELSRNKVSVTCLIEGFYPPDIAVEWEITGQPEPENNYRTTPPQLDSDGTYFLYSRLLVDKSRWQRGNTYTCSVSHEALHSHHTQKSLTQSPGK